A genomic segment from Streptomyces sp. NBC_00459 encodes:
- a CDS encoding cysteine dioxygenase → MSVSPSVSAPAQVPGTPKTPTQADLLDFVRRTAADAELIASLPLDPEGRTWVRLEGPGGSEAWLIGWPPGTGTGWHDHADSVGAFLTAAGELKENSLAARLPTDGWKTLELTEGVDRERRLAAGQGRGFGHHHVHEVLNESLDRHAISVHAYYPPLPQIRRYSRTGQVLRLEHVERPQDWQ, encoded by the coding sequence GTGTCCGTGTCACCCTCCGTATCCGCACCCGCCCAGGTCCCAGGAACTCCCAAGACCCCGACGCAGGCGGACCTGCTCGACTTCGTACGACGTACGGCCGCCGACGCCGAGCTGATCGCATCCCTGCCGCTCGACCCCGAGGGCCGCACCTGGGTGCGCCTCGAAGGCCCCGGCGGCAGCGAGGCCTGGCTGATCGGCTGGCCGCCCGGCACCGGCACCGGCTGGCACGACCACGCCGACTCGGTCGGCGCCTTCCTCACCGCGGCCGGCGAGCTCAAGGAGAACTCGCTCGCCGCCCGGCTGCCCACCGACGGCTGGAAGACCCTGGAACTCACCGAGGGTGTCGACCGGGAGCGGCGACTGGCGGCCGGCCAGGGCCGGGGCTTCGGCCACCACCATGTGCACGAGGTCCTCAACGAGTCCCTCGACCGGCACGCGATCTCGGTCCACGCCTACTATCCGCCGCTGCCCCAGATCCGCCGCTACAGCCGTACGGGACAGGTGCTGCGGCTGGAGCACGTCGAGCGCCCGCAGGACTGGCAGTGA
- the recX gene encoding recombination regulator RecX — MTRRTDWAEYAYPGASEDRGGGGSAGGGDSAYGDAGPYGGGRGTREGDGAHEDDGDAGPRRGEGLPGGGRRRGGGSPGAGGRRGGGAPSGGSGPYGEGGSRGEDSRGEGSRGGRGRRRQRGFGESGGDPQDGGSVSSSRAEKAEQPADPAERARAICLRLLTGTPRTRKQLADALRKREIPDEAAEEVLSRFEEVGLINDSAFADAWVESRHHGRGLARRALVQELRTKGVDATLIDEAVGQLDSEQEETTARELVARRLRATRGLDRDKRLRRLAGMLARKGYPQGMALRVVRQALEEEGEDTEFLADEEF, encoded by the coding sequence GTGACACGACGAACCGACTGGGCCGAGTACGCCTACCCCGGTGCCTCGGAAGACCGGGGCGGCGGGGGCTCCGCCGGGGGCGGTGACAGCGCCTACGGAGATGCCGGGCCATACGGGGGTGGCCGCGGAACCCGTGAAGGCGACGGGGCGCACGAGGATGACGGAGACGCCGGACCGCGGCGCGGTGAGGGTCTGCCGGGGGGCGGCCGACGTCGCGGCGGCGGTTCTCCCGGAGCCGGTGGGCGCCGTGGCGGCGGTGCCCCGAGCGGTGGGAGCGGCCCGTACGGCGAAGGCGGCTCGCGCGGTGAGGACTCACGGGGCGAGGGCTCACGCGGTGGCCGTGGTCGTCGTCGGCAGCGTGGCTTCGGCGAGTCGGGCGGCGACCCACAGGACGGAGGTTCCGTCTCCTCGTCGAGGGCCGAGAAGGCGGAGCAGCCGGCGGATCCGGCTGAGCGGGCGCGGGCGATCTGTCTGCGCCTGCTCACCGGGACCCCGCGCACGCGGAAGCAGCTCGCGGACGCCCTGCGCAAGCGCGAGATCCCGGACGAGGCAGCCGAGGAGGTGCTGTCGCGGTTCGAGGAGGTCGGACTGATCAACGACAGCGCGTTCGCGGACGCCTGGGTCGAGTCCCGCCACCACGGCCGGGGACTGGCCCGGCGGGCACTCGTACAGGAACTGCGTACAAAGGGCGTGGACGCGACGCTCATCGACGAGGCTGTCGGGCAGCTCGACTCCGAGCAGGAGGAGACGACCGCGCGTGAACTCGTCGCCCGCAGGCTGCGTGCGACACGCGGTCTCGACCGCGACAAGCGGTTGCGACGCCTCGCGGGAATGCTCGCCCGTAAGGGCTACCCGCAGGGCATGGCCCTGCGGGTCGTACGGCAGGCCCTGGAAGAGGAGGGCGAGGACACCGAGTTCCTTGCGGACGAGGAGTTCTGA
- a CDS encoding rhodanese-like domain-containing protein, with protein MAVSEQPVGIDELLDRVRETYARVETQETYRAAQAGEALLVDIRYSALRERDGLIPGALVVERNELEWRLDPRGSHRLPQATGHDLRIVVICNEGYASSLAAVSLHRLGLHRATDLVGGFQAWRAAGLPVTARAH; from the coding sequence CTGGCAGTGAGCGAACAGCCGGTCGGAATCGACGAGTTGCTGGACCGCGTGCGCGAGACCTACGCGCGCGTGGAGACACAGGAGACATACAGGGCCGCGCAGGCGGGCGAAGCGCTGCTGGTGGACATCCGGTACTCGGCCCTGCGCGAGCGCGACGGCCTGATCCCCGGCGCACTCGTGGTCGAGCGCAACGAACTGGAGTGGCGCCTCGACCCTCGGGGCAGCCATCGCCTGCCTCAGGCGACCGGCCACGACCTACGGATCGTGGTCATCTGCAACGAGGGATACGCGTCGAGCCTCGCGGCCGTGTCCCTGCACCGGTTGGGGCTGCACCGGGCGACCGACCTGGTCGGCGGATTCCAGGCGTGGCGGGCGGCGGGGCTTCCGGTGACGGCTCGAGCGCACTGA
- a CDS encoding response regulator transcription factor: MRLLLVEDDNHVAAALSAVLARHGFAVTHARSGEEALQALVPEGNGFGVVLLDLGLPDQDGYEVCGKIRKRTNTPVIMVTARSDIRSRIHGLNLGADDYVVKPYDTGELLARIHAVSRRSVHEDAAEAGENALLLGSLRIELSTRQVLVDGSVVQLTRKEFDLLALLAQRPGVVFRREQIISEVWRTSWEGTGRTLEVHVASLRAKLSMPALIETVRGVGYRLVAPAQ, encoded by the coding sequence ATGAGACTGCTCCTCGTCGAGGACGACAACCACGTCGCCGCCGCGCTCTCCGCGGTCCTGGCGCGGCACGGCTTCGCCGTCACACACGCCCGCAGCGGCGAGGAGGCCCTCCAGGCGCTCGTCCCGGAAGGCAACGGCTTCGGCGTGGTGCTGCTCGACCTGGGCCTGCCCGACCAGGACGGGTACGAGGTGTGCGGCAAGATCCGCAAGCGCACCAACACCCCCGTCATCATGGTCACCGCGCGCTCCGACATCCGCTCCCGCATCCACGGTCTCAACCTCGGAGCCGACGACTACGTGGTCAAGCCGTACGACACAGGGGAGTTGCTCGCCCGGATCCATGCCGTCAGCCGACGCAGTGTCCACGAGGACGCCGCCGAGGCCGGTGAGAACGCGCTGCTCCTGGGATCGCTGCGGATCGAACTGTCCACCCGGCAGGTCCTCGTGGACGGTTCCGTGGTCCAACTGACCCGCAAGGAGTTCGATCTGCTCGCCCTCCTCGCGCAGCGTCCCGGAGTGGTGTTCCGCCGTGAACAGATCATCAGCGAGGTCTGGCGCACCAGCTGGGAAGGGACCGGCCGCACCCTGGAGGTGCATGTCGCGTCCCTGCGCGCCAAGTTGAGCATGCCGGCGCTGATCGAGACCGTCCGCGGCGTGGGCTATCGGCTCGTCGCCCCGGCGCAGTAG
- a CDS encoding amino acid ABC transporter ATP-binding protein codes for MTEVSVAKDDVPVTGDLVVLKSVNKHFGALHVLQDIDLTITRGEVVVVIGPSGSGKSTLCRAINRLETIDSGDISIDGKPLPQEGKALARLRADVGMVFQSFNLFAHKTVLENVMLGQIKVRKADKKVAEEKARALLDRVGVATQADKYPAQLSGGQQQRVAIARALAMDPKVMLFDEPTSALDPEMINEVLEVMQQLAREGMTMIVVTHEMGFARSAANRVVFMADGRIVEEAVPDQFFSNPRSDRAKDFLSKILHH; via the coding sequence ATGACCGAAGTATCGGTGGCCAAGGACGACGTGCCCGTGACCGGCGATCTGGTCGTCCTGAAGAGCGTCAACAAGCACTTTGGCGCGTTGCATGTTCTCCAGGACATCGACCTGACCATCACCCGCGGCGAGGTGGTCGTGGTCATCGGACCCTCCGGGTCCGGTAAGTCCACCCTGTGCCGCGCCATCAACCGTCTGGAGACCATCGACTCGGGAGACATCTCGATCGACGGCAAGCCGCTGCCCCAGGAGGGCAAGGCGCTGGCCCGGCTGCGGGCCGACGTCGGCATGGTCTTCCAGTCCTTCAATCTCTTCGCGCACAAGACGGTGCTCGAGAACGTGATGCTGGGCCAGATCAAGGTCCGCAAGGCCGACAAGAAGGTGGCCGAGGAGAAGGCCCGCGCCCTGCTCGACCGGGTGGGCGTGGCCACGCAGGCGGACAAGTACCCCGCCCAGCTGTCCGGCGGCCAGCAGCAGCGTGTCGCCATCGCCCGCGCCCTGGCCATGGACCCCAAGGTCATGCTCTTCGACGAGCCGACGTCGGCGCTCGACCCCGAGATGATCAACGAGGTCCTGGAGGTCATGCAGCAGCTCGCCCGCGAGGGCATGACCATGATCGTCGTCACCCACGAAATGGGGTTCGCCCGTTCGGCTGCGAACCGAGTGGTGTTCATGGCGGACGGCCGCATCGTCGAAGAGGCTGTGCCGGACCAGTTCTTCAGCAACCCGCGCAGCGACCGCGCGAAGGACTTCCTGTCCAAGATCCTGCACCACTGA
- a CDS encoding amino acid ABC transporter permease, with protein sequence MFDFLDGYDVLGAFWMTVKLTALSALGSLVWGTLLAAMRVSPVPLMRGFGTAYVNIVRNIPLTVIIVFTSLGLADIFGVTMGASDDFPLQGFRLAVLGLTAYTAAFVCEALRSGINTVPPGQAEAARAIGLSFSQVLGLVVLPQAFRSVIGPLANVLIALTKNTTVAAAIGVAEAASLMKTMIENEAQLLLIGAVFAFGFVVLTLPTGLALGWLSKRLAVKR encoded by the coding sequence GTGTTCGACTTTCTTGATGGTTACGACGTCCTCGGGGCGTTCTGGATGACGGTGAAACTCACCGCCCTCTCCGCCCTCGGCTCCCTGGTCTGGGGCACACTGCTGGCCGCCATGCGGGTCAGCCCGGTTCCGCTCATGCGCGGGTTCGGCACCGCCTACGTGAACATCGTCCGCAACATCCCGCTGACGGTCATCATCGTCTTCACCTCACTCGGCCTTGCCGACATCTTCGGCGTGACGATGGGCGCATCCGACGACTTTCCGCTCCAGGGCTTCCGGCTGGCGGTGCTCGGCCTCACCGCCTACACCGCGGCCTTCGTCTGCGAGGCACTGCGCTCCGGCATCAACACCGTGCCCCCGGGGCAGGCCGAGGCGGCCCGCGCCATCGGGCTGAGCTTCAGCCAGGTGCTGGGTCTCGTCGTGCTGCCGCAGGCGTTCCGGTCGGTCATCGGCCCGCTGGCAAATGTACTGATCGCGCTGACCAAGAACACCACCGTGGCGGCTGCGATCGGCGTCGCCGAAGCCGCGAGTCTGATGAAGACGATGATCGAGAACGAGGCTCAGTTGCTGCTCATCGGCGCGGTCTTCGCCTTCGGGTTCGTGGTACTGACCCTGCCCACCGGGCTCGCCCTCGGCTGGCTGAGCAAGCGACTGGCGGTGAAGCGATGA
- the recA gene encoding recombinase RecA translates to MAGTDREKALDAALAQIERQFGKGAVMRLGERPNEPIEVIPTGSTALDVALGVGGLPRGRVVEVYGPESSGKTTLTLHAVANAQKAGGQVAFVDAEHALDPEYAKKLGVDIDNLILSQPDNGEQALEIVDMLVRSGALDLIVIDSVAALVPRAEIEGEMGDSHVGLQARLMSQALRKITGALSQSGTTAIFINQLREKIGVMFGSPETTTGGRALKFYASVRLDIRRIETLKDGTDAVGNRTRVKVVKNKVAPPFKQAEFDILYGHGISREGGLIDMGVENGFVRKAGAWYTYEGDQLGQGKENARNFLKDNPDLANEIEKKILEKLGVGVKPEKPTAEPGADAAVTVVSDEAAKTVPAPAAKTTKAKATAVKS, encoded by the coding sequence ATGGCAGGAACCGACCGCGAGAAGGCGTTGGACGCCGCACTCGCACAGATTGAACGGCAGTTCGGCAAGGGCGCAGTGATGCGCCTGGGCGAGCGACCGAATGAGCCCATCGAGGTCATCCCCACCGGGTCGACCGCGCTCGACGTCGCCCTCGGCGTCGGCGGGCTGCCGCGCGGCCGAGTAGTGGAGGTGTACGGCCCGGAGTCCTCCGGTAAGACGACCCTGACCCTGCACGCGGTGGCGAACGCGCAGAAGGCCGGCGGCCAGGTCGCCTTCGTGGACGCGGAGCACGCCCTCGACCCCGAGTACGCGAAGAAGCTCGGCGTCGACATCGACAACCTGATCCTGTCCCAGCCGGACAACGGCGAGCAGGCCCTGGAGATCGTGGACATGCTGGTCCGCTCCGGCGCCCTCGACCTCATCGTCATCGACTCCGTCGCCGCGCTCGTCCCGCGTGCGGAGATCGAGGGCGAGATGGGTGACTCGCACGTGGGTCTGCAGGCTCGTCTGATGAGCCAGGCGCTCCGCAAGATCACCGGTGCGCTGAGCCAGTCCGGGACCACCGCGATCTTCATCAACCAGCTCCGCGAGAAGATCGGCGTGATGTTCGGCTCGCCGGAGACCACGACCGGCGGCCGGGCGCTCAAGTTCTACGCCTCGGTGCGGCTCGACATCCGTCGCATCGAGACGCTGAAGGACGGCACCGACGCGGTCGGCAACCGCACCCGCGTGAAGGTCGTCAAGAACAAGGTCGCGCCGCCGTTCAAGCAGGCCGAGTTCGACATCCTCTACGGGCACGGCATCAGCCGCGAGGGCGGCCTGATCGACATGGGCGTGGAGAACGGCTTCGTCCGCAAGGCCGGTGCCTGGTACACGTACGAGGGCGACCAGCTCGGCCAGGGCAAGGAGAACGCGCGCAACTTCCTGAAGGACAACCCCGACCTCGCCAACGAGATCGAGAAGAAGATCCTGGAGAAGTTGGGTGTCGGTGTGAAGCCGGAGAAGCCCACCGCCGAGCCGGGCGCGGACGCGGCGGTCACGGTCGTCTCGGACGAGGCCGCGAAGACGGTGCCCGCCCCGGCGGCCAAGACCACCAAGGCCAAGGCCACGGCGGTCAAGAGCTAG
- a CDS encoding glutamate ABC transporter substrate-binding protein — protein MKLRKVTAATAAALVLALTATACGGDDDKGDTGSGGGDKIKVGIKFDQPGIGLKEPDGSFSGFDVDVATYVAKQLGYEPDKIEWVETKSADRETALARGDVKFIAASYSINDKRKAKVDFAGPYLLAHQDLLVKADSNIAKGTDLNGKNLCSVTGSTSAQNIKDTIAPKANLRENSGYSECIAALQSGAVDAVTTDDSILAGFAAQDKYEGQFKLAGLKLSNENYGIGVKKGDTATVNKINTALEKMVSDGAWDTAVKDNFGPAGYKNEPAPKIGDIVS, from the coding sequence ATGAAGCTCCGCAAGGTCACCGCCGCGACCGCCGCAGCTCTTGTCCTCGCCCTCACGGCGACGGCATGTGGAGGCGACGACGACAAGGGCGACACCGGCTCCGGCGGCGGCGACAAGATCAAGGTCGGCATCAAGTTCGACCAGCCCGGCATCGGCCTGAAGGAGCCCGACGGCTCCTTCTCCGGCTTCGACGTGGACGTGGCGACGTACGTGGCCAAGCAGCTCGGCTACGAGCCCGACAAGATCGAGTGGGTCGAGACCAAGAGCGCCGACCGCGAGACCGCCCTCGCCCGCGGTGACGTGAAGTTCATCGCGGCCTCGTACTCGATCAACGACAAGCGCAAGGCGAAGGTCGACTTCGCCGGCCCGTACCTGCTCGCCCACCAGGACCTGCTCGTCAAGGCAGACTCCAACATCGCCAAGGGCACGGACCTCAACGGCAAGAACCTCTGTTCCGTGACCGGCTCCACCTCGGCCCAGAACATCAAGGACACGATCGCTCCGAAGGCCAACCTGCGTGAGAACTCGGGCTACTCGGAGTGCATCGCCGCCCTGCAGAGCGGTGCCGTCGACGCGGTGACCACGGACGACTCGATCCTCGCGGGCTTCGCCGCCCAGGACAAGTACGAGGGTCAGTTCAAGCTGGCGGGCCTCAAGCTGAGCAACGAGAACTACGGCATCGGCGTCAAGAAGGGCGACACCGCGACCGTGAACAAGATCAACACGGCGCTGGAGAAGATGGTCAGCGACGGCGCCTGGGACACCGCGGTCAAGGACAACTTCGGTCCGGCCGGCTACAAGAACGAGCCGGCTCCGAAGATCGGCGACATCGTCAGCTAA
- a CDS encoding amino acid ABC transporter permease gives MTSVLYDTPGPRAKQRNVVLTIVFFVLLALFLWWIWRTMDDKGQLKWALWEPFTTSQAWTTYLLPGLANTMKAAALSMVIALPLGALLGIARLSDHRWVRVPTGAVVEFFRSIPVLLLMLFAAAFYVSSTDISSESRPLYAVVTGLVLYNASVLAEIVRAGILSLPKGQTEAALAVGLRKGQTMTNVLLPQAVTVMLPAIVSQLVVIVKDTALGGVMLNFTELLNARSTLAANYANVIPSFIVVAAIFIVINFLITTFASWLEGKLRRGKKSTGVVLGAAAVGGTEAAGAGGSI, from the coding sequence ATGACCTCCGTCCTCTACGACACGCCGGGCCCCCGCGCCAAACAGCGCAACGTGGTCCTCACGATCGTCTTCTTCGTCCTGCTCGCCCTGTTCCTGTGGTGGATCTGGCGGACGATGGACGACAAGGGGCAGCTGAAGTGGGCCCTGTGGGAGCCGTTCACCACGTCACAGGCGTGGACGACCTATCTGCTGCCCGGCCTCGCCAACACCATGAAGGCCGCGGCGCTCTCCATGGTGATCGCCCTTCCCCTGGGTGCGCTCCTGGGTATCGCCCGGCTGTCCGACCACCGGTGGGTACGGGTTCCCACCGGTGCGGTGGTCGAGTTCTTCCGGTCCATTCCGGTGCTGCTGCTCATGCTGTTCGCCGCCGCGTTCTACGTCAGCTCCACGGACATCAGCAGTGAGTCCCGACCCCTCTACGCGGTCGTCACCGGGCTGGTGCTCTACAACGCCTCGGTGCTCGCGGAGATCGTACGAGCGGGCATCCTGTCCCTCCCCAAGGGACAGACGGAGGCCGCCCTCGCGGTCGGTCTGCGCAAGGGCCAGACGATGACGAACGTCCTGCTCCCGCAGGCCGTCACCGTCATGTTGCCGGCGATCGTCAGTCAGCTCGTCGTCATCGTGAAGGACACCGCGCTGGGCGGCGTCATGCTCAATTTCACCGAGCTCCTCAACGCGCGCAGCACGCTCGCCGCCAACTACGCCAACGTGATCCCGAGCTTCATCGTGGTGGCGGCCATCTTCATCGTGATCAACTTCCTGATCACCACCTTCGCAAGCTGGCTGGAGGGCAAACTGCGGCGCGGCAAGAAGTCGACCGGTGTGGTGCTCGGAGCGGCGGCGGTGGGCGGCACTGAGGCTGCCGGTGCGGGTGGCAGCATCTGA
- a CDS encoding AI-2E family transporter, with protein sequence MASTDETGQLGQQASPFGTTPPAPPAGSTAGQSARMPRWLPRAMMLALALVGLFQLGSWAFHELTGLLINILIAFFAALAIEPAVSRMSSRGMRRGLATFLVFIGLLIAIAGFVTLLGSMLAGQIIKIVEDFPNYLDSVISWINAHFNTDLKRVDVQEGLLRSDWLRSYVQNSATGVLDLSGQVLGGLFQLLMITLFAFYFAADGPRLRRALCSVLPPARQAEVLRAWEIAVDKTGGYLYSRGLMALISGVAHYVLLEFLSVPYAPVLAVWVGLVSQFIPTIGTYLAGALPMLIAFTVDPWYALWVLVFVVLYQQFENYVLQPKLTAKTVDIHPAVAFGSVIAGTALLGAVGALIAIPAVATLQAFLGAYVKRYDVTDDPRVQGHRSRGTSILTRLRSLLEGRRGADTEDSGHSAEASESGSGRASGEGSTPA encoded by the coding sequence GTGGCATCCACAGACGAGACCGGACAGCTCGGACAACAGGCGTCCCCGTTCGGCACGACGCCGCCCGCACCCCCGGCCGGGTCCACCGCCGGGCAGAGCGCGCGCATGCCCCGCTGGCTGCCGCGCGCCATGATGCTGGCGCTCGCCCTCGTCGGCCTGTTCCAGTTGGGCAGTTGGGCCTTCCACGAGCTCACAGGCCTGTTGATCAACATCCTCATCGCGTTCTTCGCCGCGCTCGCGATCGAACCCGCGGTGAGCCGCATGTCGTCGCGCGGTATGCGCCGGGGACTGGCCACCTTCCTGGTCTTCATCGGCCTGCTCATCGCGATCGCCGGGTTCGTCACTCTGCTCGGCTCCATGCTCGCGGGCCAGATCATCAAGATCGTCGAGGACTTCCCGAACTATCTCGACTCCGTCATCAGCTGGATCAACGCGCACTTCAACACCGACCTGAAGCGGGTGGACGTCCAGGAGGGCCTGCTCCGCTCCGACTGGCTGCGCAGTTATGTACAGAACAGCGCCACCGGTGTCCTGGACCTCTCCGGCCAGGTGCTGGGCGGCCTCTTCCAACTGCTGATGATCACCCTGTTCGCGTTCTACTTCGCCGCCGACGGGCCGAGACTGCGCCGCGCGCTGTGCTCCGTACTGCCGCCCGCCCGGCAGGCCGAGGTGCTGCGCGCGTGGGAGATCGCCGTCGACAAGACCGGCGGTTATCTGTACTCGCGCGGCCTGATGGCACTGATCTCCGGGGTCGCCCACTACGTCCTGCTGGAGTTCCTGAGCGTGCCGTACGCGCCCGTGCTCGCCGTCTGGGTGGGGCTGGTGTCGCAGTTCATCCCGACCATCGGCACGTATCTCGCGGGAGCGCTGCCGATGCTGATCGCCTTCACCGTCGATCCCTGGTACGCGCTGTGGGTGCTGGTCTTCGTCGTGCTCTACCAGCAGTTCGAGAACTACGTGCTCCAGCCCAAGCTGACCGCGAAGACCGTGGACATCCACCCCGCGGTCGCCTTCGGTTCGGTCATCGCCGGCACCGCGCTGCTCGGCGCCGTGGGGGCGCTGATCGCCATCCCGGCGGTCGCCACGCTCCAGGCGTTCCTGGGGGCGTACGTGAAGCGGTACGACGTCACGGACGATCCTCGTGTCCAGGGGCACCGCAGCCGGGGCACGAGCATCCTCACGCGGCTGCGGAGTCTGTTGGAGGGGCGGCGGGGTGCCGACACCGAGGATTCGGGGCACTCCGCGGAGGCGTCCGAATCGGGGTCGGGGCGGGCCTCGGGGGAAGGCTCCACGCCCGCCTGA
- a CDS encoding putative leader peptide, whose product MPSAPLVGVRPHGDNELTGQHRHAVLRSVTDADTDVRLWRRVHMDLVRYAGCVCRPSC is encoded by the coding sequence GTGCCCTCCGCCCCTCTCGTCGGAGTGCGTCCACATGGTGACAACGAGTTGACCGGTCAGCACCGTCATGCTGTACTCCGGAGCGTGACCGACGCCGACACCGATGTACGCCTGTGGCGGAGGGTCCATATGGACCTCGTCCGCTATGCGGGCTGCGTGTGTCGTCCGTCCTGCTGA
- a CDS encoding FAD-dependent monooxygenase, whose amino-acid sequence MDPVIIVGAGPVGLTLALALARQDVPSVVLDEGPGKDDQRPARTVVLREDTAALLERLTGVPIADAGFHWAGWRSMRRKQVMRRISFGTEDLDGPTDSLPSGLGSGLGPEPVTDTGIPLHIAQHVLTGALRTAIAHERLVKVAVNSRLDSVEQEPSGVTAHTRGPGGTWWRGSYLVGCDGPRSTVRKLQDIRFPGRTAVERHAVAALRTELPWPGEALLHRMPPWRTSGPSAGEIIARPLPDGVWRLDWLMPPGKDLVTPELLVTRIRETLAGWNGGPTPPYDLLDTGVHIVHHRLARRWRAGRVFLAGDAAHLLGALGTQGLDEGLRDADNLAWKLALAWHHGPHEALLDSYQSERRAAVSARLRAADQALPLLRGGAGLRSYVPGSARGHDSLLTDGHLGRGILGEPASYGRSPLAPQHIEAEISVDTPPGAQVTDVQVTAEDGSFVRLRERLGRGALLVLLVAPGTGVWERKHWVGAGIMPRLAAAVAALPHPAELLVTESYPGAAAHTVLLVRPDGHLVTALSGVRPADLYAAAEATLGGPPQDRTDNKADGTGRADESNAKANAEAAAGTR is encoded by the coding sequence ATGGACCCGGTGATCATCGTCGGAGCGGGGCCGGTCGGGCTCACGCTGGCGCTTGCGCTGGCGCGCCAGGACGTCCCCTCGGTCGTCCTCGACGAGGGGCCGGGCAAGGACGACCAACGTCCCGCGCGCACGGTCGTGCTGCGCGAGGACACTGCCGCCCTGCTGGAGCGGTTGACCGGTGTGCCGATCGCCGACGCCGGTTTCCACTGGGCCGGATGGCGGTCGATGCGGCGCAAGCAGGTGATGCGTCGGATTTCTTTCGGCACCGAGGACTTGGACGGGCCGACCGACTCACTCCCGTCAGGGCTCGGGTCGGGGCTCGGGCCGGAACCCGTCACGGACACCGGCATCCCCCTGCACATCGCCCAGCACGTACTGACCGGCGCCCTGCGCACCGCCATCGCGCACGAGCGGCTCGTCAAGGTCGCCGTCAACAGCCGCCTCGACTCCGTCGAGCAGGAGCCGTCCGGAGTCACGGCACACACCCGAGGCCCGGGCGGCACCTGGTGGCGCGGCAGTTACCTGGTCGGCTGCGACGGCCCGCGCTCCACCGTGCGCAAACTCCAGGACATCCGCTTCCCCGGACGTACGGCCGTGGAACGCCACGCCGTGGCCGCGCTGCGTACGGAACTTCCGTGGCCCGGTGAGGCGTTGTTGCACCGGATGCCGCCGTGGCGGACGTCGGGGCCCTCGGCCGGGGAGATCATCGCCCGCCCGCTCCCCGACGGTGTGTGGCGCCTGGACTGGCTGATGCCGCCCGGCAAGGACCTGGTCACGCCCGAGCTTCTCGTGACCCGGATCCGGGAGACCCTCGCGGGCTGGAACGGCGGCCCGACACCGCCGTACGACCTGCTCGACACGGGCGTCCACATCGTCCATCACCGGCTCGCCCGGCGCTGGCGGGCCGGCCGGGTCTTCCTCGCCGGGGACGCCGCGCACCTGCTCGGCGCACTCGGCACCCAGGGGCTGGACGAAGGACTGCGGGACGCCGACAACCTGGCCTGGAAACTGGCCCTCGCCTGGCACCACGGCCCGCACGAGGCGCTGCTGGACAGCTATCAGTCCGAGCGGCGCGCGGCCGTCTCCGCCCGGCTGCGCGCAGCCGACCAGGCACTGCCGCTGCTGCGCGGCGGTGCGGGGCTGCGGTCGTACGTCCCCGGGTCGGCCCGCGGACACGACTCGCTGCTCACGGACGGTCACCTGGGGCGCGGCATCCTGGGCGAGCCGGCATCGTACGGCCGTTCGCCGCTGGCGCCCCAGCACATCGAGGCGGAGATCTCGGTCGACACCCCGCCCGGCGCACAGGTGACGGACGTACAGGTCACCGCAGAGGACGGTTCCTTCGTGCGGCTGAGAGAGCGGCTGGGCCGCGGTGCGCTGCTGGTGCTGCTGGTCGCGCCGGGCACGGGTGTGTGGGAGCGCAAGCACTGGGTGGGCGCCGGGATCATGCCCCGGCTGGCGGCCGCGGTGGCCGCGCTTCCGCACCCCGCCGAGCTGCTGGTCACGGAGAGCTATCCGGGCGCCGCCGCCCACACCGTGCTTCTGGTCCGCCCGGACGGGCACCTGGTCACGGCGTTGAGCGGCGTACGCCCGGCCGACCTGTACGCGGCGGCCGAGGCGACGCTCGGCGGACCCCCGCAGGACAGGACGGACAACAAGGCCGACGGGACGGGAAGGGCCGACGAGTCGAACGCGAAGGCGAACGCCGAAGCCGCGGCGGGCACGCGCTGA